From the Desulfosarcina sp. BuS5 genome, one window contains:
- a CDS encoding tetratricopeptide repeat protein, with the protein MNLLETDFSQNIFAALTSQPAQLENLSNNALSNGIDLYGKEDYKGAVKEFKRSIGLAPNSEYSSAASNYMANAYLKLDDMDNAVKTYKAAIKLNPLDDASHIKLGNLYYSEEQYEEAEQEYEEAVKINPDAVNYYSLGQSHLATGRLGDAENIFNKVKNLAPENANGAYGLGLVRSKQERFDDAVAFFEEAIRKKKDFYDAYAEIGYAYSDMGLMDDAQKMVDFLENKDPGLADTLSRYMYKVDPPRIEFPFSSSTFGYTMPKNTSVSALDSYLEAPGASKSFTMEFVFSKEMDKASVENKFNWSINRSTQNGPGQAYNFGMPINSTEVNISLLPNNIFYDEESLTAVVSFTIKQNEAGDGTIDPSHIEFKFSGNDSFGLKMDPKGDQFTGFSGVV; encoded by the coding sequence ATGAATTTATTGGAAACAGATTTTAGCCAAAATATATTTGCAGCTCTTACAAGTCAGCCTGCACAGCTTGAAAATTTGTCAAACAACGCTCTTTCCAATGGAATTGATCTATATGGCAAAGAAGATTATAAGGGCGCGGTTAAGGAATTTAAAAGATCGATTGGTCTTGCACCAAATTCGGAATATTCTTCAGCAGCTTCTAATTATATGGCCAACGCCTACCTTAAATTAGATGACATGGATAATGCTGTTAAAACATATAAAGCAGCAATAAAGTTGAATCCGCTGGATGATGCTTCACATATCAAGCTTGGAAATCTTTATTATTCTGAAGAACAATATGAAGAAGCGGAACAGGAATATGAGGAAGCTGTAAAAATTAATCCTGATGCTGTTAATTATTATTCCCTGGGGCAGTCGCACCTTGCCACCGGCCGGCTTGGGGATGCTGAAAATATTTTTAATAAAGTCAAAAACCTGGCTCCGGAAAATGCAAATGGAGCATATGGGCTTGGTCTTGTACGCAGCAAACAGGAGCGATTCGATGACGCTGTAGCATTCTTTGAGGAAGCTATTCGAAAAAAGAAGGATTTTTATGATGCTTATGCCGAAATAGGTTATGCTTATTCGGATATGGGTTTAATGGATGATGCCCAGAAGATGGTCGATTTTTTGGAGAATAAAGACCCGGGGCTGGCGGATACGCTTAGCCGTTATATGTATAAGGTTGATCCTCCACGAATTGAGTTCCCTTTTTCCAGCAGTACTTTTGGCTATACAATGCCCAAAAATACTTCTGTTTCAGCTTTGGATTCTTACCTCGAAGCTCCAGGCGCTTCAAAATCTTTTACCATGGAATTTGTGTTCAGCAAGGAAATGGATAAAGCTTCTGTGGAAAATAAATTTAACTGGTCAATAAACAGATCAACTCAGAATGGTCCCGGGCAGGCATATAATTTCGGGATGCCGATTAATTCGACAGAAGTTAATATTTCGTTGTTACCAAATAATATATTTTACGATGAAGAATCCTTAACCGCAGTTGTGAGTTTTACAATTAAACAGAATGAAGCCGGCGATGGAACCATAGATCCGTCACACATTGAATTCAAGTTTAGCGGGAATGATAGTTTCGGCCTTAAAATGGATCCAAAAGGAGATCAGTTTACAGGGTTTTCCGGGGTGGTGTAG
- a CDS encoding chemotaxis protein CheX, which yields MDELNALDLKNYLVNSITDVFDTMLSMEVELDGACSGEINSDRIVGTVCFAGKVMGCINLHVGNTFAENITAAMLGMEPDEIESDEEIHDVIGELSNMVGGDLKSRLCDAGFDCQLSIPSTTAGSDFKIESKGWIKQERINFISGEDKALAEVFIKIAG from the coding sequence ATGGATGAATTAAATGCTCTTGATTTAAAAAATTATCTTGTTAATTCCATTACTGATGTATTTGATACTATGCTTTCCATGGAGGTGGAGCTTGATGGGGCCTGTTCCGGAGAGATAAACAGTGATAGGATAGTTGGTACAGTATGTTTTGCGGGCAAAGTAATGGGGTGCATAAACCTGCACGTGGGTAATACGTTTGCGGAAAATATCACGGCTGCAATGCTTGGCATGGAACCGGACGAGATTGAATCTGATGAAGAGATTCATGATGTTATCGGTGAATTGAGCAATATGGTAGGGGGTGATCTCAAGTCACGTCTGTGCGATGCAGGTTTTGATTGCCAACTCTCTATACCGTCAACTACCGCAGGTTCTGACTTCAAGATTGAATCAAAGGGCTGGATCAAACAGGAACGTATTAATTTTATCAGCGGAGAGGACAAGGCTTTGGCTGAAGTTTTTATTAAGATAGCTGGTTAG
- a CDS encoding GAF domain-containing sensor histidine kinase, translated as MSEIVKKELEECRKQVAFLEKGHQDILELIDRMERLIRFQDKIDITFNINQIWTLFLNDIKNLIDVDACALFLVDEETHDFILEEAAPEDRGAACRKEVDSQIECGMFAWVIQRRKPAVIPPQVFKEVKTVIMLPLSTIKRTLGVVLILTDINENFITRENIKLLTLLSRQCSLVMENTILYENLKKEQQSRMKAQAQIFQAEKLASIGRLTSGASHEILNPLNIITGHIQLIKMDTSLSRHAINYLDIMQKQSNRIAEIIKSLSIFFHNFKSEAAYFNINDLLESSILLAGCDFKFDHINIIKNFTENLPWVMGNQEDLAQVVLNLLSNARDAMPDGGTIYLSTRLSSENGNPESESDLIEVKIEDNGCGIREEDINRIFDPFFTTKEPVYGTGLGLSISYGIVNYHGGTIKVKSVLSKGSIFSIFLPADGKKN; from the coding sequence ATGTCGGAAATTGTTAAAAAAGAACTGGAAGAGTGCCGGAAGCAGGTGGCTTTTCTTGAAAAGGGTCATCAAGATATATTGGAACTGATCGACAGAATGGAACGGTTGATCCGATTTCAGGATAAAATTGATATTACCTTTAATATTAATCAGATATGGACTCTTTTTTTAAATGATATTAAAAACCTGATAGATGTTGATGCATGTGCGTTATTCCTGGTTGATGAAGAGACCCATGATTTTATTTTAGAGGAAGCGGCGCCTGAAGATAGGGGAGCCGCTTGCCGTAAAGAAGTAGATAGTCAGATAGAATGCGGAATGTTTGCATGGGTGATACAGCGCAGAAAACCCGCCGTTATACCGCCTCAAGTATTCAAAGAAGTAAAGACTGTTATAATGCTGCCGCTTTCCACTATTAAAAGGACACTGGGTGTCGTTCTGATATTAACGGATATAAATGAAAATTTTATAACCCGGGAAAACATTAAACTTTTAACTTTGCTTTCGAGGCAGTGTTCTCTTGTGATGGAGAATACAATTTTATATGAAAATTTAAAAAAGGAACAACAGTCTCGCATGAAAGCACAGGCACAGATATTTCAAGCTGAAAAGCTGGCATCAATCGGACGTTTAACTTCCGGCGCTTCCCATGAAATATTAAATCCATTGAACATAATTACAGGGCATATACAGTTGATAAAGATGGATACGTCTTTGAGCCGGCACGCTATAAATTATCTTGATATAATGCAGAAGCAGTCCAACCGGATAGCCGAAATTATAAAGAGCCTGTCTATTTTTTTTCATAATTTTAAATCCGAAGCAGCTTATTTTAATATAAATGATCTCCTGGAAAGCTCTATCCTCCTGGCAGGTTGTGACTTTAAGTTTGATCATATCAATATTATAAAGAATTTTACAGAGAATCTTCCCTGGGTGATGGGTAATCAAGAGGATCTTGCGCAGGTTGTCTTAAATCTTCTTTCTAACGCAAGGGATGCCATGCCTGATGGCGGAACAATTTATCTGTCCACAAGGCTTTCTTCCGAAAACGGTAATCCTGAAAGTGAATCCGATTTAATCGAGGTCAAGATTGAAGATAACGGATGCGGAATACGTGAAGAGGACATTAATAGGATCTTTGATCCATTCTTTACTACCAAGGAGCCTGTTTATGGAACAGGGTTAGGCCTGTCAATCAGTTATGGAATCGTAAATTATCATGGAGGAACAATAAAAGTGAAGAGCGTCTTGAGTAAAGGATCTATTTTTTCAATTTTTTTGCCTGCCGACGGGAAAAAAAACTAA
- a CDS encoding response regulator — MTVKILTVDDSKTIRMIVKKAFKPFDCKLSEAENGVEGLAAAAKEKPDLIVLDITMPVMNGIEMLEKLKGEPDLQDIPVIMLTAESGKDNVMQIVKMGVKDYMVKPFKGEQLIERAEKVVQLEAKKAEEIAADASRQYFSLEDDVQVMTMPAKVNRQVNTQVEGFLKTKLQDIVKSGISKLILDLSKAAETNMSLIKVIVQVLQACKKVNLNTQIVGTEALSEGLKGFAETSEIKIAFSLDEAKAAF, encoded by the coding sequence ATGACTGTAAAAATTCTTACTGTTGATGATAGTAAAACCATACGTATGATCGTAAAGAAGGCTTTCAAGCCTTTTGACTGCAAACTTTCTGAGGCGGAAAACGGGGTAGAGGGTTTAGCTGCCGCTGCCAAAGAAAAACCGGACTTGATTGTTCTTGATATTACCATGCCGGTGATGAATGGAATCGAGATGCTTGAAAAATTAAAGGGCGAGCCCGACCTTCAAGATATACCGGTAATAATGCTTACCGCAGAATCCGGCAAAGATAATGTTATGCAGATTGTTAAAATGGGCGTCAAGGATTATATGGTAAAGCCTTTTAAAGGAGAGCAATTGATCGAGAGGGCAGAAAAGGTGGTGCAGCTTGAAGCTAAAAAAGCCGAAGAGATTGCAGCCGATGCATCCAGGCAATATTTTTCCCTTGAAGACGATGTCCAGGTTATGACTATGCCTGCAAAGGTTAACAGGCAGGTTAATACCCAGGTGGAGGGTTTTCTTAAGACAAAATTGCAAGATATAGTAAAGTCCGGAATCAGCAAACTGATTCTTGATTTAAGTAAGGCTGCAGAGACGAATATGTCTTTAATTAAAGTGATAGTGCAGGTTTTGCAGGCATGTAAAAAAGTTAACCTCAATACCCAAATAGTCGGCACCGAAGCTTTGAGCGAAGGACTTAAAGGATTTGCAGAAACAAGCGAGATCAAAATAGCATTTTCTCTTGATGAAGCCAAGGCTGCTTTCTAG
- a CDS encoding tetratricopeptide repeat protein codes for MANHSINISCELSDGLRYHKAGDFKAAEKIYKRILMDYPFNSDCLHLLGVIANQTKNYAAAIDLIGRAVGINPGKPVYYNNLGNAYRDSGSFDNAVLCYKKALKIKPDFCEIHVNLGNTFIKKRQVDDAVCCYRKALEINPESADAYYNMGNACREIGKIKDAVFCYRKVLQINPGFADAYYNLGNTFRETGKIDDAISCYEKTLEKKPDFAEAYNNLGNLYQEQNKFEAAELSYQNALKIKPGYYQAWNNLGNTLRSRHLPDRSIFCYQKALELNGDYAEAFLNMGIAFYDMEKFQEAAACYDNVLKLDQTCPEAFNFKGIALKSLGRHDEAIPCFQKAIELRPGYAQACSYLVHQLQQTCDWKGFKFFSSMLDDFTNQAIMLGEKIHEPSFINITRNDNLQQNFVVAKKWCKNTAKHPESAGAFLFDDRKHFKKKIIIGYLSNDFRDHATSHLMLSMFGLHDRNRFKVYCYSFGTDDKSRFRERIKRESDRFVDIRSFSDIEAAQQIFKDGVDILIDLNGHTRGGRLGICSFRPAPIQASYLGFPGTTGADFIDYIITDRIVTPEEHAPFYSEKFLFLPHSYQVNDNTQLIAEESLTRKDFGLPEKGFIFSSFNQTYKIEPLIFNTWMNILAGVPGSVLWLFTGGKASEKNLREEAKVRRINPNRLIFAEKMPKDKHLERLGLADLALDTRIVNGHTTTSDALWAGVPVVALIGRHFASRVSASLLTAVGLPELIADNLNDYEALAVQLAENPERLEAIRDKLAKNRNIMPLFDTPRFVRNLEKGYAAMWDLFLSGKNPQHISDVGVQNLEPLQY; via the coding sequence ATGGCAAATCATTCAATAAATATTTCCTGTGAGTTATCCGATGGGTTAAGATATCATAAAGCCGGGGACTTTAAGGCTGCTGAAAAAATCTATAAAAGAATACTTATGGATTATCCGTTTAATTCGGACTGCCTGCATCTTCTCGGGGTGATCGCAAACCAGACAAAAAATTATGCCGCTGCAATAGATTTAATCGGCCGGGCAGTCGGCATTAATCCCGGCAAGCCTGTTTACTATAATAATCTTGGCAACGCATATAGAGATAGCGGCAGTTTTGATAATGCTGTATTGTGTTACAAAAAGGCGTTGAAAATCAAACCGGATTTTTGTGAAATTCATGTTAATTTGGGCAATACATTTATAAAAAAAAGGCAGGTTGATGATGCGGTCTGCTGTTATAGAAAAGCATTGGAGATAAATCCTGAATCTGCTGATGCATACTATAATATGGGTAACGCTTGCAGGGAGATCGGAAAAATTAAGGATGCTGTATTCTGTTACAGGAAAGTTTTGCAGATAAACCCTGGGTTCGCTGATGCATATTATAATTTAGGTAATACGTTCAGGGAGACCGGGAAAATTGATGATGCTATATCCTGTTATGAAAAAACTCTGGAAAAAAAGCCTGATTTTGCAGAAGCGTATAATAATCTTGGTAATCTTTATCAAGAGCAGAATAAATTTGAAGCTGCAGAATTATCTTATCAAAATGCTTTAAAAATAAAGCCGGGTTATTACCAGGCCTGGAATAACCTGGGAAATACCTTAAGAAGCAGGCATCTTCCCGATAGATCAATTTTTTGTTATCAAAAGGCCTTGGAGCTTAACGGTGATTATGCGGAAGCATTTTTAAATATGGGCATAGCTTTTTATGATATGGAAAAATTTCAGGAAGCGGCCGCCTGTTATGATAATGTGTTGAAGCTTGATCAGACTTGCCCGGAGGCATTTAATTTTAAGGGAATTGCATTAAAAAGCCTTGGCCGGCATGATGAAGCTATTCCATGTTTTCAAAAAGCAATTGAATTAAGGCCTGGCTATGCGCAAGCATGCAGTTATCTGGTTCATCAGTTGCAGCAAACCTGTGACTGGAAGGGGTTTAAGTTTTTTTCCTCAATGCTGGATGATTTTACAAATCAGGCTATAATGCTGGGTGAAAAAATTCATGAGCCTTCTTTTATAAATATTACAAGAAACGATAATTTGCAGCAAAATTTTGTTGTGGCCAAAAAATGGTGTAAAAATACAGCCAAACATCCGGAGTCTGCCGGAGCTTTTTTATTCGATGATCGCAAACATTTTAAAAAGAAAATTATAATAGGATATCTTTCAAATGATTTTCGTGATCATGCCACGTCTCATCTTATGCTAAGTATGTTCGGACTGCACGATAGGAATAGATTTAAGGTATATTGCTACTCATTCGGAACAGACGATAAAAGCCGATTCCGGGAGAGGATTAAAAGGGAGAGCGACAGGTTTGTTGATATCCGCAGCTTTAGTGATATAGAGGCCGCGCAGCAGATATTTAAAGATGGGGTCGATATTCTTATTGATCTTAACGGGCATACCAGGGGAGGGCGTTTAGGAATATGCTCGTTCAGACCGGCACCTATTCAAGCCTCGTATCTTGGTTTTCCCGGAACAACAGGCGCCGATTTTATTGACTATATTATAACCGATAGAATCGTAACCCCTGAAGAGCATGCTCCATTTTATAGTGAAAAATTTCTTTTTTTGCCTCATTCTTATCAGGTTAATGATAATACGCAGTTGATAGCTGAAGAGAGTCTGACAAGAAAAGATTTCGGCCTGCCTGAAAAAGGCTTTATTTTCAGCTCTTTTAACCAGACCTATAAGATAGAACCTCTAATCTTTAATACATGGATGAACATTCTTGCCGGAGTACCTGGGAGCGTGCTGTGGCTCTTTACGGGCGGTAAAGCTTCCGAAAAAAATTTAAGGGAAGAAGCTAAAGTAAGGAGAATAAACCCAAATCGTTTGATATTTGCGGAAAAAATGCCAAAGGATAAGCATCTGGAGCGCCTTGGACTTGCAGATCTGGCATTGGATACGCGAATTGTAAATGGTCACACAACTACCAGCGATGCTTTGTGGGCTGGTGTTCCGGTAGTAGCTCTGATAGGTAGGCATTTTGCTTCCAGGGTATCCGCAAGCCTTTTAACTGCTGTCGGTTTGCCGGAGTTGATAGCTGATAATCTGAATGATTATGAAGCGTTGGCTGTGCAACTTGCAGAAAACCCTGAGAGGCTTGAAGCAATCAGGGATAAACTGGCTAAAAACCGTAATATCATGCCGCTTTTCGATACCCCTCGTTTTGTAAGGAATTTGGAAAAGGGATATGCTGCAATGTGGGATCTTTTTTTATCCGGCAAAAATCCGCAGCATATATCGGATGTAGGGGTTCAAAATCTTGAACCCTTACAATATTGA
- a CDS encoding flagellar biosynthesis repressor FlbT gives MALKITLKPNERIIIGEAVITNGNSQACNLIIENKVPILRQKDILKENNANTLGQKIYFTIQLMYIDDDNLVEYHKMYWELVNNIIQTVPEVLKFIDNISENILGCDYYQALKSAKQLVNYETEVLNYEQQPPECI, from the coding sequence ATGGCTCTTAAAATAACCCTGAAACCGAATGAGCGGATTATTATCGGCGAAGCCGTAATAACCAACGGCAACAGTCAGGCATGCAACCTTATTATAGAAAATAAAGTTCCGATTCTGCGCCAAAAAGATATTTTAAAAGAAAATAATGCTAATACACTTGGTCAAAAAATATATTTTACGATTCAGCTAATGTACATTGATGATGATAACCTGGTTGAATATCATAAAATGTATTGGGAGCTTGTAAATAATATTATCCAAACCGTTCCTGAAGTTTTAAAATTTATAGATAATATAAGCGAAAATATATTAGGCTGTGACTATTATCAGGCGCTTAAGTCTGCCAAACAACTTGTTAATTATGAAACCGAGGTGTTAAACTATGAGCAACAACCCCCTGAATGCATATAA
- a CDS encoding sigma-54 interaction domain-containing protein — translation MLNLAYNNSTVVNPGLYKKNFVEETPKKEEPHSYMGIIGRSDKMEQVFRLIDKISDSDSTILISGKSGTGKELAARAIHQSSHRRNKPFVPINCGAIPENLLESELFGHVRGAFTGATTQKSGKFEQANGGTIFLDEIGDMSPDLQVKVLRVLEEREFERVGGVKSIKVDVRIVAATHRNLADEVKKGNFREDLFYRLYVIPVTLPSLNERSSDIPLLVDYYIKKFNQHNNGNIEGITDDAMDLMVKYSWPGNVRELKNIIERIVVIKGEGRIIPSDLPDNMKTKEDKVIRTSIEISKEGICLNSAVNEFEKALIFQSLEKTKWVKNKAAKLLHLKRTTLVEKIKRHHLKPQQFHQCSIFESQPSSN, via the coding sequence TTGTTAAATTTAGCCTATAATAATAGTACAGTCGTAAATCCGGGTCTATATAAAAAAAACTTTGTTGAAGAAACTCCCAAAAAAGAGGAACCTCATAGTTATATGGGGATAATCGGCAGGAGTGACAAAATGGAGCAGGTATTCCGGTTAATAGACAAAATATCCGACAGTGATAGTACTATTCTTATCAGTGGCAAGAGCGGGACCGGAAAAGAGTTGGCAGCTCGAGCTATCCATCAGAGTTCACATAGAAGAAACAAGCCTTTTGTTCCAATAAATTGCGGAGCTATTCCTGAAAATTTACTGGAGAGTGAACTTTTCGGTCATGTTAGAGGCGCTTTTACAGGCGCTACTACACAGAAATCAGGGAAATTTGAACAGGCCAACGGTGGCACAATATTTCTCGATGAAATCGGGGATATGAGTCCTGACCTTCAGGTAAAGGTGCTCAGAGTCCTGGAAGAAAGGGAGTTTGAGCGGGTCGGCGGCGTAAAAAGTATAAAAGTGGATGTGCGAATCGTGGCTGCTACCCATAGGAATCTGGCAGATGAAGTAAAGAAGGGTAATTTCAGGGAAGATCTTTTTTATCGTCTGTATGTTATTCCCGTAACCCTGCCGTCATTGAATGAACGTAGTTCCGATATACCTTTACTAGTTGATTATTATATTAAAAAATTTAATCAACATAATAACGGCAATATTGAAGGCATTACAGATGATGCCATGGACTTGATGGTGAAATATTCCTGGCCGGGTAATGTAAGGGAACTCAAAAATATCATTGAGAGGATAGTAGTAATAAAGGGAGAAGGCAGGATTATACCATCTGATTTGCCTGATAATATGAAAACAAAAGAAGATAAAGTCATTCGGACAAGTATAGAGATTTCCAAAGAAGGTATATGCCTTAATTCCGCGGTCAATGAATTTGAAAAAGCTCTAATATTCCAGTCGCTGGAAAAGACCAAATGGGTAAAAAACAAGGCTGCTAAACTATTGCATCTTAAACGGACTACTCTTGTGGAAAAGATTAAGCGGCATCATTTAAAACCTCAGCAATTTCATCAATGCTCAATATTTGAATCCCAACCGTCAAGTAATTGA
- a CDS encoding flagellin, producing MSSGITLTSGMRNNLFSLQSTATLMERTQTRLSSGKKVNTSLDDPINFFTAQEHTLRATDLASRKDAMSEAIQTVKAANNGIEGITELISNAKALAQSALSASTTTEANTYACQYEEVLSQITQMSDNSGYKGINLLDGSDDTITVQFAPTTNDASLTITGFEACSGGLSITSNSGSWAGSSANCSTAITAAISSLDNARDTLRTESKKLATNLGIVTARQDFTTKMINTLDEGAANLVNADLNEEGANMLMLQTRQALGTSSLSMASQAAQSVLRLF from the coding sequence ATGTCAAGCGGAATTACATTAACATCAGGGATGCGAAACAATTTGTTCAGCCTGCAATCTACAGCAACATTGATGGAAAGAACACAGACCAGGCTTTCATCAGGGAAAAAAGTCAACACTTCCCTGGATGATCCGATTAACTTTTTTACAGCGCAGGAACATACTCTGCGAGCTACGGATCTGGCTTCTCGTAAAGATGCCATGTCTGAAGCTATTCAAACAGTTAAGGCGGCAAATAACGGCATCGAAGGGATAACAGAGCTGATTTCCAACGCCAAGGCACTTGCGCAGTCAGCTCTGTCTGCATCAACAACAACTGAAGCCAATACATATGCATGTCAGTATGAAGAAGTTCTTAGTCAGATTACCCAAATGTCGGATAATTCAGGGTATAAAGGAATCAACCTCCTGGACGGGTCAGATGATACAATAACAGTCCAGTTTGCCCCGACAACAAATGACGCAAGTTTAACAATAACCGGATTTGAAGCCTGCTCCGGCGGCCTTTCGATTACTAGTAACTCAGGTAGCTGGGCTGGTTCCTCGGCTAATTGCTCCACTGCTATAACTGCAGCCATCTCAAGTCTTGATAATGCCAGGGACACACTTAGAACGGAATCCAAGAAACTGGCGACCAACCTGGGTATTGTTACTGCCAGGCAGGATTTTACAACAAAGATGATAAATACCCTTGACGAAGGCGCAGCAAATCTTGTAAATGCGGATCTTAACGAAGAAGGGGCCAATATGCTTATGCTCCAGACACGCCAGGCTCTTGGCACTTCATCCCTGAGTATGGCTTCACAGGCAGCGCAATCCGTATTAAGGCTGTTTTAA
- a CDS encoding HDOD domain-containing protein, whose protein sequence is MKKMEQAKLNRIIRKIEDLPTLPRTVLRITELVNNPRTSAQDLAGVVVDDQVLTARLLRLVNSSFYGFPRKVSTVTGAIVLLGFDAIRNLLLTTSILELFSNKKRKTGFNREKLWDHSIGCAVGAKIIGSYLKYERIEELFVSGILHDIGKIVEMLFLPEDFAQIVSIVEKDNILLFSAEERVLGYTHADIGRLLAQRWSLPAKIEAVIANHHQPDAADGFMLEAAIIHLADILCRALDIGSGGDNRIPPLNKNAWEVLELNISVIEPIMHEIETEFDSINLSITA, encoded by the coding sequence ATGAAGAAAATGGAACAGGCTAAATTAAACAGAATTATTCGAAAAATAGAAGATCTGCCGACCTTGCCTAGAACTGTTTTGAGAATAACCGAGCTTGTGAATAACCCCAGAACTTCAGCGCAGGATCTCGCCGGCGTTGTTGTCGATGACCAGGTTCTTACTGCCAGACTGTTGAGACTTGTCAATTCATCATTTTACGGATTCCCCAGGAAGGTTTCCACTGTAACCGGCGCGATAGTTTTGTTAGGTTTTGACGCTATCAGGAATTTGCTGCTGACAACCTCCATTTTAGAGCTCTTTTCTAATAAAAAAAGGAAGACCGGTTTTAATCGGGAGAAGTTATGGGACCATTCCATAGGCTGCGCCGTGGGAGCTAAAATAATAGGGTCTTATCTTAAATATGAGAGGATTGAAGAGCTTTTTGTATCAGGCATTTTACATGATATCGGCAAAATAGTAGAGATGCTTTTTTTACCCGAAGATTTTGCGCAGATTGTTTCTATTGTTGAAAAAGATAATATTCTTTTATTCTCGGCCGAAGAACGTGTTTTGGGATATACGCACGCCGATATAGGTAGACTGCTTGCGCAAAGATGGAGTCTCCCTGCAAAAATTGAAGCTGTTATTGCAAATCATCATCAACCTGACGCTGCGGATGGTTTTATGCTGGAGGCTGCTATCATTCATCTGGCAGACATACTCTGCCGGGCACTTGATATCGGCTCAGGAGGGGATAACAGGATCCCGCCTTTAAATAAAAACGCCTGGGAAGTTTTAGAGCTGAACATAAGTGTGATTGAACCTATTATGCATGAGATTGAAACCGAGTTTGATAGTATCAATCTGTCTATTACCGCGTAG
- a CDS encoding response regulator → MARKLNKIMVVDDEVLICDLLEEFLTIQGYKVTTASGGEDAILKFKTLRPQMVLLDIRMPGMDGIDVLQSIKGMDRSTGVIMLSAFGDVETIQKAMQGGAYKYIQKPVEFGALLQALQGWQEL, encoded by the coding sequence ATGGCGCGAAAATTGAATAAAATAATGGTAGTAGATGATGAAGTATTGATATGCGATCTGCTGGAGGAGTTTTTAACGATACAGGGTTATAAAGTTACTACGGCCTCCGGCGGAGAAGATGCCATCTTGAAATTCAAGACTTTAAGACCTCAAATGGTATTGCTTGATATCAGGATGCCGGGAATGGACGGTATTGATGTACTTCAAAGCATAAAAGGTATGGACAGGTCTACCGGAGTAATTATGCTGTCTGCCTTTGGCGATGTGGAGACCATCCAAAAAGCAATGCAGGGGGGCGCCTATAAATATATCCAGAAACCGGTTGAATTCGGCGCTCTTTTACAAGCGCTGCAGGGATGGCAGGAATTATAG
- the flaF gene encoding flagellar biosynthesis regulator FlaF — translation MSNNPLNAYKIIEKTTISGRETEARVLNKAAQKLKNCQNNWKTDSRGYPDSITGIKLDEALNFNQRLWSIFQAELSKQENPLPVNLKQNLLRLSTFIDKRIFELIAYPVKDKLTIIIKINQNIAAGLNNSAQDLTAQLPEPTIMTARAAL, via the coding sequence ATGAGCAACAACCCCCTGAATGCATATAAGATAATCGAAAAAACAACAATCTCCGGACGTGAAACCGAAGCCAGGGTTCTGAATAAAGCCGCGCAAAAGCTGAAAAATTGTCAAAACAACTGGAAAACAGACAGCCGTGGTTATCCTGATTCTATAACTGGGATTAAACTTGATGAAGCGCTTAATTTTAATCAGAGGCTCTGGAGTATCTTTCAGGCTGAGCTATCTAAACAGGAAAATCCGCTTCCTGTTAATTTAAAACAAAATTTACTAAGACTAAGCACATTTATAGATAAGAGAATTTTTGAACTCATTGCTTATCCTGTCAAAGATAAACTTACAATAATAATAAAAATAAATCAGAACATAGCAGCCGGACTTAACAATTCCGCACAGGACTTGACTGCCCAATTGCCGGAACCGACCATTATGACGGCTCGTGCCGCGTTGTAG